In a genomic window of Zootoca vivipara chromosome 5, rZooViv1.1, whole genome shotgun sequence:
- the GPR160 gene encoding probable G-protein coupled receptor 160: protein MAANFCENCSFSYFQHGQASHHSEASGALLLIMLGKVMLNLFLLQVRKPNLRESYMGYFCNSLAFVDFVLLATMSLIACFQDFMLLGIRFTVYHICLLAQIAALAYGILYYPVSFVAGLDYYLTITQTSKRPNMCWRSLYAVAVAFTWISVLCYVLNLPGSSIGLEVSHSNSASQCPFYTSSQSYWLTIGMVFIICLVLAFCWSEVLDMVKSIKLISIEREVVLFFPYMPECSFRDSAKHFLTRLIICFIGTWAPFVLLQMLILLLGAEIPACVEMNVPWLYFANSFIIGIAFWVRRHQIEMTEETWDVDPFVSWKFCFAPFNCQDEEKSQKPPTQSFIC from the coding sequence ATGGCTGCCAATTTCTGTGAGAACTGTTCCTTTTCATATTTTCAACATGGCCAAGCCTCCCATCATTCTGAAGCTAGTGGAGCTCTTCTGCTCATCATGCTTGGGAAAGTCATGCTTAATCTATTTTTGTTACAAGTCCGAAAACCAAATCTCCGTGAGAGTTATATGGGCTATTTCTGCAATTCACTAGCCTTTGTTGACTTTGTGCTTCTAGCGACAATGTCCCTCATTGCCTGTTTTCAGGATTTCATGCTTTTAGGCATCCGATTTACTGTGTATCATATCTGCCTTCTGGCTCAGATAGCAGCCCTTGCCTATGGAATCTTATATTACCCAGTTTCTTTTGTAGCTGGTTTGGATTATTACCTTACAATAACCCAAACTTCCAAGCGTCCCAACATGTGTTGGCGATCACTATACGCAGTTGCTGTTGCCTTCACATGGATTTCAGTTCTCTGTtatgttctgaatcttccaggcAGCTCTATAGGACTAGAGGTAAGCCATTCCAATTCTGCCTCCCAGTGCCCTTTCTACACCAGCAGCCAGAGCTACTGGCTGACGATAGGCATGGTGTTTATCATATGCCTGGTTCTTGCATTCTGTTGGTCAGAAGTTTTGGATATGGTAAAATCAATTAAACTAATTTCTATTGAGAGAGAGGTTGTTTTGTTCTTCCCTTACATGCCCGAGTGCAGCTTCAGAGACTCTGCGAAGCATTTTTTGACAAGACTTATTATCTGCTTTATTGGCACTTGGGCACCATTTGTGCTCCTTCAGATGCTAATCCTGCTCCTTGGTGCAGAGATTCCTGCTTGCGTAGAGATGaacgttccctggctttattttgcCAACAGCTTTATTATTGGAATCGCATTTTGGGTCAGGCGCCACCAGATTGAAATGACAGAAGAGACTTGGGATGTGGATCCATTTGTCAGCTGGAAATTCTGCTTTGCCCCATTCAACTGCCAAGATGAAGAGAAAAGTCAAAAGCCCCCCACCCAAAGTTTCATCTGTTAG